Below is a window of Paramagnetospirillum magneticum AMB-1 DNA.
CGCGCGGCGGTGCTCAAGCGCATCCGCGAGGAAGTGTACGGGATCGTCGGCGAATGATGGCGGCTGTCCCCCTTCACCTGTACCAGCGGGATTGGTTTCTGGACCGCTCCCGCTTCAAGATCGGCATGTTCGCCCGCCAGACCGGCAAGACGTTCACCACCACCCTGGAGATCGTCGACGACTGCTTCGAGGCGTGGGCGCAGGGCCAGCGGGCGCGCTGGGTCATCCTGTCGCGCGGCGAGCGCCAGGCCAAAGAGGCCATGGATGCCGGCATCAAGCTCCACGCCCAGGCATACCAGATGGGTATCGAGAGCGAGGTCACCTACGACTGGCGGCCCGAGGACAACCCGGATGTTTCCTACACCCCCGGCAAGCTGACCTTCGCAGCCGCGCCCGCCGCCGGCGCCGCCATCGAGGCCGACTTCTCCTACTACTTCCCGTGCTTTTTCGAGGAGGACACGCTCGACTTCGCCAA
It encodes the following:
- a CDS encoding DUF2460 domain-containing protein gives rise to the protein MMAAVPLHLYQRDWFLDRSRFKIGMFARQTGKTFTTTLEIVDDCFEAWAQGQRARWVILSRGERQAKEAMDAGIKLHAQAYQMGIESEVTYDWRPEDNPDVSYTPGKLTFAAAPAAGAAIEADFSYYFPCFFEEDTLDFAKFMHACYRADKVAFLSEK